One window of the Aedes aegypti strain LVP_AGWG unplaced genomic scaffold, AaegL5.0 Primary Assembly AGWG_AaegL5_hic_scaff_1759_PBJ_arrow, whole genome shotgun sequence genome contains the following:
- the LOC5578477 gene encoding methionine synthase reductase, with product MNLSDILKRYSDIAIKLPPVPATFIKTTVLVENQESSSELKHLQINCNQPFEATGVFEYEIDAYRIIAEGEDVKTVYDLTLNTKAEIDHLYQPGDTVGILTNNFDVDVRKLLKHLDLESAGDQCLLVEVDPSTKKKAAKLPPHVPPTIQIAKLFKECLDLRAIPKKLFLRALLDHTTDEGEKHFISLLCSKDGHVYDDIILEPRLGFVTLLKHISSCKPPISVLIEHLPRLMPRPYSIANYYDDPGQVGKLRIIFSLNEESPGLTTTMLKDSCESRNPIFLYFRKPTRFVYTNNDMEYDTVMIGVGTGIAPYLSFLEKRSKTPNPHSLGNAWLFAGFRYENSSYICRDELEQYTSGRILNNCSVAFSRDPGTQYRHVQDLLEANKEALVELLCGSNCKIYVCGDGKMMLPQIERKFVEIISTVQGIGQDKSSTIISELKKSDRYMEDTWL from the exons gAATCATCAAGTGAATTGAAACATCTGCAAATCAACTGCAATCAACCGTTCGAAGCAACTGGCGTGTTTGAGTATGAAATTGACGCCTACAGGATTATTGCTGAGGGTGAAGACGTTAAAACTGTGTACGATTTGACATTGAACACCAAAGCGGAGATCGATCATTTGTACCAACCAGGAGACACCGTTGGAATTTTGACCAACAATTTCGATGTAGATGTGAGGAAACTGCTGAAACACTTGGACTTGGAATCGGCGGGTGACCAGTGTTTACTTGTCGAAGTAGATCCTTCAACTAAGAAAAAAGCAGCGAAACTTCCACCACACGTTCCCCCCACGATACAGATCGCGAAGCTGTTCAAGGAATGTCTGGATTTGAGAGCAATTCCTAAAAAG cTATTTCTCCGGGCTCTCTTGGACCATACCACTGATGAGGGCGAAAAACACTTCATATCATTGCTATGTAGCAAAGATGGTCACGTTTATGACGATATTATCCTGGAGCCCAGGCTAGGATTTGTCACATTGCTGAAGCATATCTCCAGTTGCAAACCGCCCATATCAGTCCTCATTGAACATCTACCACGGCTAATGCCACGACCATACTCCATTGCCAATTACTACGACGATCCGGGGCAAGTGGGCAAGCTAAGAATAATTTTCTCTCTGAATGAAGAATCACCGGGGTTGACAACTACGATGTTGAAGGACAGTTGCGAAAGCAGGAATCCAATTTTCCTGTACTTCAGAAAACCGACACGCTTTGTCTACACAAACAATGATATGGAGTATGACACAGTAATGATTGGAGTTGGGACAGGAATAGCTCCATATCTGAGTTTTTTGGAGAAAAGATCTAAAACACCGAATCCACATTCGCTGGGCAATGCATGGCTTTTTGCCGGTTTTCGTTATGAAAACTCAAGCTACATTTGTCGCGATGAACTGGAGCAATACACTAGTGGTAGAATTTTGAACAATTGCTCAGTGGCGTTTTCGCGGGATCCGGGCACACAATATCGGCATGTTCAGGATCTTCTGGAAGCCAACAAGGAGGCGTTAGTTGAACTGCTCTGTGGATCGAACTGCAAGATTTATGTCTGTGGTGACGGCAAAATGATGTTGCCTCAAATTGAACGCAAGTTCGTCGAGATTATCAGCACTGTACAAGGCATTGGGCAAGATAAATCCAGTACGATTATTTCTGAGCTGAAGAAATCGGATAGATATATGGAGGATACTTGGCTGTGA